The region TTAATACGCTTCATTCGGACCTTTATCAGCGAGAAGCGATGGTGCCTGAACAAAAAGCCCGAAGTCGTTTTGTTCATCTGAACCCTGAATGAGGCTGCACTATTTTTTCCCTCATTTCTTATTGTTCTCCCAGTGAACCTTCTCAGCCCCCAAACATGCACTATGTCCAGGCCAGCAGCCCattgcccttcttcttatATATACATTCCATACAAAAAACAATCATTTCATTTTTCTCAGATTTTCGTCCCTGCGTACTCTTGCCTCCTCTCACGCTTCTCTTGTTGTCACCTCTGCCTATCCTGACAATTCGTCAAACTTCAAAAGCAACATGGCGCCACACCAATCCGACATCTTTCTGTTTACTCGGCAAATGCAAGGGTCCATACCATCCTGTGTGGTTGAGTGGTTGGTCTATCACATCCTTCTGGATTGAGACGAGCGacggaagagagagataaCTAACGAAATACTTTCAGCATGTCTGACGGCAACATCACAAGTTGTTCCAGCAATACAGACTATTCATGTCTTTGCGCTTCCCAATACTACATCGACTCGGTCGGAGTAAGTATTCCCTCCGCCATTCATTAACAGAATAACGGCTGATTGATGTGAAAAGGCGTGCATGAACTCCAGTTGTACCGCGTCTGAGAGAATCGCAGGAGAGGCATACACTGGTCAGGCCTGCGCTTACTATGTGACTATGCTTTCTTTAGAGGTTAGTTTAGCATTCAGCTTGCTGACAAGCATCGTCACATAGGGCACACCACTGACAAACaccacctcatcctcgacGTATGTTCTCGGCCATTTTCAGTATCAAACAACGGTTACACCCGCTGATAAGATACTCCCAGCAATACATCTGTGACTGCGTCTGGCACCGCGGTAATCGCTGATCCCGTTATTTACTCTCGGGCCTATGTTAACATCCAAGCTATTGTAAGTCATTGGGGATCCTACACACTGTAACTCCAAACGACCTATATTGATAGACTTCTATCAGTTCTCATCCATTTGCGGCGCTCTTCTCATACTCGCTCTGTTGTCTGGTTTCCTCTCTTGCCGATCCCGATACAAGCGAGAACAAGCCTTCTCACAAAATAGAACCTGGACCGGTGTTGGCTCCACTACTCTCGGTGGCGATACGAGAAAGACTTCTCGCTTCTTCACCCGTACCAAAGACACCAGAGACCCGACCGCCACCTTTGCCACTGACAACTATGGTGTTAACAGTTCAACATTTGGGGGTGCAACTACTTCTCATACACCAGGACAAGTATCCTTCGGGCCGGTCTACGGTGCTAATGCGGACTATGGTGTTAGCTCAAGTGAGGGTACTGGTGGTAGGTTCACCAATCGACTACCGGCTGGTGATATGAATAAATCCGAAGaatgggagatggaagtgagAAAAAGCAGCAttaaggaagaagagctggaagtTGAGAGCCCCACGACGTCAAAGGGTCCTGGCAGTGACACTGATATGGATGGGAGCACAGTATATCTTACGAGATTGGACAAGGATGACCATCACGCGATATGAGGGAGATTGTGGTGATTTTCCATGCTTGCTGTTCGTGATGATCAATTAACGGTGTCCATAGAAAATACAATCAGTAATGTAGTATTGTAGTAGTGTAAAGGATACAAAAATAAATCGCATGTTTAGTTATGTATTTGGGATCTCTTTGTTGCTCTGGGAAGTAGTAGATAATTATTTATTCATTTAAATTGGCACATAAGAATACATGATGGTGATTGGACAAAATCATTATGCGTTAACGTAAATTGTTCACTATTATTAATCTCGTGCGATTACTCATAAAGACtctatcttcttcctgtcaTTTTTCGCTTTTTCGTACCAGTCCTCAATCatcttttccccttcttctttcaactGGTTATAACTCCTTTGCATCTCAGCTCGGATAAGAGCTTCGAGCTTCATCTGCTTTTCCTGCTCCGTTAGAGGTCGGGgttgggaaggaagatggggtTCTTGGGTCTGTTTTGGTTGgctcatctcctccattgTAGAAGAAGCACCGGCAGGCGACGAGAAGAGATCGTCTACAACCTTCCTAGCGGCCAAAGCCCCTCGAGTAAGAGACGCATCCATTGCTTCCCTGGGCAATGCTGCATGTGGAGAAAGTTTTGTGGGTCGGGTAGAACGAAGTGTTGCCTTTCCACGAGGAGTGGAGGCtggtgaagaagtgggTGGTATATTCGCAAATCGGTCAAGTTGGGAGAGA is a window of Cryptococcus neoformans var. neoformans JEC21 chromosome 10 sequence DNA encoding:
- a CDS encoding expressed protein, which codes for MAPHQSDIFLFTRQMQGSIPSCVVECMSDGNITSCSSNTDYSCLCASQYYIDSVGACMNSSCTASERIAGEAYTGQACAYYGTPLTNTTSSSTNTSVTASGTAVIADPVIYSRAYVNIQAIFSSICGALLILALLSGFLSCRSRYKREQAFSQNRTWTGVGSTTLGGDTRKTSRFFTRTKDTRDPTATFATDNYGVNSSTFGGATTSHTPGQVSFGPVYGANADYGVSSSEGTGGRFTNRLPAGDMNKSEEWEMEVRKSSIKEEELEVESPTTSKGPGSDTDMDGSTVYLTRLDKDDHHAI